GGATTGTGCCGCACGTCTGCGCGGTCCCGCGCACACGTGCCACCCTTTCGGACGTGCGGTGGCTCCTGGTGGCGGTGGTCTTCGTCCTGTCGGCGGCGTGCTCGACCCCGCCGACCGGTCCAACGGGCGCTCCGGCGGGCGGGCCGACGGGGGTGGAGGTGCTGGGCACGCTGCCCCACGACCCGGACGCGTTCACCCAGGGGTTGGAGCTGGTGGACGGGGTGCTCTACGAGGGCACGGGCCTGGAAGGGCGGTCGTCGCTGCGCCGCGTCGACCCCGGCACCGGCGAGGTCCGGCAGCGCGTCGACCTGCCGGAACCGCTGTTCGGCGAGGGCATCACGGTGGTGGGCGACCGGATCTGGCAGCTCACGTGGCGGGACGGGGTGGCCATCGAGCGGGACCGGACCACGCTCGAAGAAGTGAGACGCGTCACCTACGAGGGTGAGGGCTGGGGTTTGTGCCGGGACGGGGACCGGCTGGTGATGAGCGACGGCAGCGACGAGCTGACGTTCCGCGACCCGCGGTCGTTCGCCGAGACGGGGGTGGTGGCGGTGCGCCGGGACGGGCGGCCGCTGTCCCGGCTCAACGAGCTGGAGTGCGTGGACGGGCAGGTGTGGGCGAACGTGTGGCAGACCGACGAGGTGGTGCGGGTCGACCCGCGCGACGGCCGGGTGACCGCGACCGTGGACCTGAGCGGCCTGCGGCCGGACGACGTGCCGAGCAGCGACGTGCTCAACGGGATCGCGGCCGTGCCGGGGACCGACGAGTTCCTGGTGACGGGCAAGAACTGGCCGACGATCTTCCGCGTCCGGTTCACCGGCGGGTGACTTAACGTCTCGGGCGTGGACATCGACCTGGACAACATCGCCCGCGCCGCCGAGATCGTCGACCCGGTGTTCCGCGGCACACCGCAGTACGTGGACGAGCAGCTGTGCGCGGCGCTGGGCCGCCGGGTCCTGGTGAAGGTCGAGACGGTGAACCCGCTGCGCAGCTTCAAGGGCCGCGGCGCGGACTTCATGGGCGCGTCGCTGCCGCCCGGCCGGCGGGTGGTGTGCGCGTCGGTGGGCAACTTCGGGCAGGCGATGGCGTACGTGGGCCGCAGCCGCGGTTTCCCGGTGGAGGTGTTCGTGTCGGCGGCCGCGGTGCCGGACAAGGTGCGGCGGATGCGGTCGCTGGGCGCGTCCGTGGTGGAGGTGCCGGGTGACTTCACCGGGGCCAAGGCGCGGGCGCGG
This genomic window from Saccharothrix sp. HUAS TT1 contains:
- a CDS encoding glutaminyl-peptide cyclotransferase, producing the protein MRWLLVAVVFVLSAACSTPPTGPTGAPAGGPTGVEVLGTLPHDPDAFTQGLELVDGVLYEGTGLEGRSSLRRVDPGTGEVRQRVDLPEPLFGEGITVVGDRIWQLTWRDGVAIERDRTTLEEVRRVTYEGEGWGLCRDGDRLVMSDGSDELTFRDPRSFAETGVVAVRRDGRPLSRLNELECVDGQVWANVWQTDEVVRVDPRDGRVTATVDLSGLRPDDVPSSDVLNGIAAVPGTDEFLVTGKNWPTIFRVRFTGG